One window of Diabrotica undecimpunctata isolate CICGRU chromosome 8, icDiaUnde3, whole genome shotgun sequence genomic DNA carries:
- the LOC140447207 gene encoding uncharacterized protein translates to MTETYPKLTGGAGIHGAEYQIKLLTYFLLNDYVNNKTSFRLSTENKLAKGFDDVVYETSKVDFIIQAKHYLSNVFKFSHIDPRNKDDFALSKYFENCKETNCFEKLVNKNDKYLIFATNVEISEKTEYVEELIVKRNRDDGQNYIFTEFEGINEYYTFNNNIRLLLFENLENFDKFFNYFLEKLVLIRITDDYLEDKIQEFVKKIIYIQEENRMDFIRFLYNEVKNWFTQPKGIYFTFADVERIIADFNTVKYIAHIKMNIKWIFKTFEMTEIKKKKKVCYEIKCKEFYEMHVLKLLAGNQKKQVIVGNLIDFLNSQTNIIPAFMTPSPVLLIIPLFEQVTEDIQDKLGTMLESISAKDYKTVIFITHNRDIISQFEPDITINEPIKFSDFESESQTRILSKELDFQGRNLQLTEVLEGDVNNVLDEDTLVEISSDKKIKIYSYDDKKITNFYIPRTIRFPYLDQTEENFAKWIVNEPKSKLLVIADEAGMGKSTILSNLKNNLIINHNYWIPKIDLNMCQSILDKYTHYEDTKYDIKRFLCDINQITCNFDKRLFDVHKIIIIFDGFDDVSPDYDKVVLTLIKNCLDASNIKRIIVTTRNNCQHILNFPNSVVCSLQPLNKEEQFHFLLNYWLSQLTVEKEKKCSEFVDEIITKMSENLRYRSVKTFLSNPLHCSLVAKIFENNCLSYINTGTFDQSALAELNLTQVYTKFINKIKEDYMKKNNVNGNITLKRSMESSFNMAMEYHRKCALQLLFPEHVHRYFRIPQYSFSVYDHDISNRIGILNTAGSSFRFIHQTFAEYFVAEHLTRIINESSNDSNFLKILVTEVLLKPKFTAVQIFMEAMLKGEILSDEIFIAFGRELTKALQTENDFNFITINRCYTLLEILLKKCYSLQKVNTKYLIWSVLDDIKLVTLLKDKGVDLHQVNQEKQSLLHKAILINNETVAIYLIDFGLDINHKDNFGNCPLHYAVESNNKNIVSKLLSNSKINRNSLNNNGESALHIAARENLIDIQSYLIGTNVEIDSLDINNRTPFLTAIVHRNYEFAKLLFNYIKTETTFIEKSNVAYDAMLYTIQNDAVDFLKFLLKEIYPINQTDNDGVTPLMLACRYKSFSCAYHLIDSGCDVTRIDRNWKNIFNYATNHSIGLDESNNYCLFMKKLIEVYKTSLTNLLPTME, encoded by the coding sequence ATGACAGAGACGTATCCAAAACTAACAGGTGGTGCTGGAATTCATGGTGCTGAATATCAAATAAAGTTGTTAACTTATTTTTTACTAAACGATTATGTCAACAACAAAACGTCGTTTAGGCTCTCTACTGAAAATAAACTTGCAAAAGGTTTTGATGACGTTGTCTACGAAACTTCAAAAGTGGATTTCATTATCCAAGCTAAACATTACTTAAGTAATGTGTTCAAATTTTCTCATATAGATCCTCGTAACAAGGATGATTTCGCCCTTTCCAAATACTTTGAAAATTGTAAAGAAACGAATTGTTTTGAAAAGttagtaaataaaaatgataagtATCTTATCTTCGCTACAAATGTAGAAATCTCGGAAAAAACGGAATATGTAGAAGAACTAATTGTTAAAAGAAATCGAGACGATggtcaaaattatatattcacAGAATTTGAAGGAATTAATGAATATTATACTTTTAAtaacaatataagattattattgtttgaaaatttagaaaacttcgataagttttttaattattttctcgAAAAACTTGTTCTTATTAGGATAACTGATGACTATCTAGAAGATAAGATTCaagaatttgttaaaaaaattatatatatacaggAGGAAAATAGGATGGACTTCATAAGGTTTTTGTACAATGAAGTCAAAAATTGGTTTACTCAGCCCAAAGGAATATATTTTACTTTTGCCGATGTTGAAAGAATTATAGCGGATTTTAACACCGTAAAGTATATTGCTCAtataaaaatgaatattaaatggatttttaaaacatttgaaatgactgaaattaaaaagaaaaagaaagtttGCTATGAAATTAAATGCAAGGAATTTTACGAAATGCATGTCTTAAAACTTTTAGCAGGCAATCAAAAGAAACAAGTAATAGTGGGGAATCTAATTGATTTCCTGAATAGTCAAACAAATATTATTCCTGCTTTCATGACACCATCTCCCGTATTATTAATTATACCTTTGTTTGAACAAGTAACTGAAGATATTCAAGATAAGTTAGGTACGATGTTGGAAAGTATATCTGCTAAAGATTACAAGACTGTAATATTTATTACCCATAACAGAGATATTATCAGTCAATTTGAGCCAGATATTACTATTAATGAACCTATTAAATTTAGTGATTTTGAGTCTGAAAGCCAAACGAGAATTCTTTCCAAAGAACTAGATTTCCAAGGTCGAAACTTACAATTAACAGAAGTTTTAGAAGGCGATGTTAACAATGTGCTAGATGAAGATACTTTAGTAGAGATATCAtcggataagaaaattaaaatatattcctACGATGataaaaaaatcactaatttTTATATACCAAGAACTATCCGTTTTCCTTATTTAGATCAGACTGAAGAAAATTTTGCTAAATGGATAGTAAATGAACCAAAGAGTAAACTACTTGTTATTGCTGATGAAGCAGGAATGGGAAAATCCACCATTCTATCAAATTTGAAAAACAATCTAATAATAAATCACAATTATTGGATTCCAAAAATAGACTTAAATATGTGTCAAAGTATTTTAGACAAATACACACATTACGAAGATACAAAATACGATATAAAACGCTTTCTTTGTGATATCAATCAAATAACATGTAATTTTGATAAAAGGCTTTTTGATGTGCACAAGATAATTATCATATTTGACGGTTTTGATGATGTTAGTCCTGACTATGACAAAGTTGTGTTAACTCTAATAAAAAACTGTTTGGATGCTTCAAATATTAAAAGAATTATAGTCACAACTAGAAATAATTGtcaacatattttaaattttccaaATTCAGTTGTTTGCTCATTACAACCATTAAATAAAGAAGAACAGTTCCATTTTCTGCTTAATTATTGGTTGAGTCAACTAActgtagaaaaagaaaaaaaatgtagcGAATTTGTAGatgaaattattacaaaaatgtctGAAAACTTAAGATATCGTTCTGTGAAAACTTTCCTTAGCAATCCCTTGCACTGCAGTTTAGTagcaaaaatttttgaaaataattgctTGTCCTATATTAACACAGGAACATTTGACCAGTCCGCGCTTGCTGAACTAAATTTAACGCAAGTATAtaccaaatttatcaacaaaatcAAAGAGGATTACatgaaaaaaaataatgttaacgGTAATATTACTTTAAAACGATCAATGGAATCTTCCTTTAACATGGCAATGGAATATCATAGGAAATGCGCATTGCAGCTTCTTTTTCCCGAACATGTTCATCGATATTTTAGAATTCCCCAATACTCCTTTAGTGTTTATGATCACGATATAAGTAATAGAATAGGGATTTTGAATACTGCTGGAAGCTCATTTAGGTTCATACACCAAACATTTGCTGAATATTTCGTTGCTGAACATTTAACTCGTATAATCAACGAAAGCTCTAACGACAGtaattttttgaagattttagTTACCGAAGTTCTACTAAAACCAAAGTTTACTGCAGTGCAAATCTTTATGGAGGCAATGTTAAAAGGGGAAATACTGTCGGACGAAATTTTTATAGCATTTGGTCGTGAATTAACCAAGGCTTTACAAACTGAGAACGATTTTAACTTTATAACTATTAATAGATGTTACACTTTAttagaaattttattaaagaaatgcTATAGTCTCCAAAAAGtgaatacaaaatatttaatttggtCTGTATTAGACGATATTAAGTTAGTAACACTATTAAAAGACAAAGGAGTTGACTTACACCAAGTTAACCAGGAAAAACAAAGCTTGCTTCATAAagccatattaataaataatgaaaCAGTAGCAatttatttgattgattttggtTTGGATATTAATCATAAGGATAATTTTGGTAATTGTCCACTACACTACGCCGTTGAaagcaataataaaaatattgtaagcAAATTACTTTCTAATAGCAAAATAAACCGAAATTCCCTAAATAATAACGGAGAATCTGCACTGCATATAGCGGCCCGAGAAAATCTTATCGATATACAATCTTACCTAATTGGGACAAACGTTGAAATAGATTCTTTAGACATAAACAATCGGACACCTTTTCTTACTGCTATTGTACATAGAAATTATGAAtttgcaaaattattatttaattatatcaaAACAGAAACAACTTTCATAGAAAAGTCTAACGTAGCCTATGACGCAATGCTTTATACCATCCAAAATGATGCTGTTGATTTCCTAAAGTTTTTGCTCAAAGAAATATATCCCATCAATCAAACAGACAACGACGGTGTTACACCTTTGATGCTGGCTTGTCGTTACAAAAGTTTCAGTTGTGCTTATCATTTAATCGATTCTGGATGCGATGTCACCCGAATTGATAGAAACTggaagaatatttttaattacgCAACGAATCATTCAATTGGTTTAGACGAATCAAACAATTATTGCTTATTTATGAAGAAATTAATTGAAGTATATAAAACGTCGCTGACGAACTTATTGCCGACAATGGAATAA